The DNA sequence GCCCGCAACACCGCCGGGGCCCAAACCGGGGCCCTCGACCCCAACAACGACCTGTACTGGGATTGGACCGCGGGCTACGTGTTCCTAAAAATGGAGGGCACCTCGCCCCAGGCCCCCCACCCGGCGGCCGCCGCCGAGGGCGGCCTGCGCTTCCACATCGGCGATAACGGCATCCAGCGCACCATCACCTTCGCCGGAATCCCCTTGGCTGTGACGGCCACCCAGTCGCCCGCCGTGCACCTGCGGGTGAACGTGCTGGCCCTGTTCGACAACGCCGGGGCCCCCAGCAAGAACATTGATTTCAGCAAAACCTCCGAAGTAATGGGCGGAGCCGGTGCGCCCGCCGTGGCCGATAATTACGCCGCCGGCTTGTTCACGATGGAGCGCGTGGCCGCCAATTAAATTAATTAAAAATCAAAAAACGGTGAATTAAAAATGAGTGCTCAACATGATCTTCAGCCTGATTTTTAATGCTCCCTTTTTAATTTTTTTAATTAATTCAAATTTCCACAGCTATGAGGAATTTTTCTTCGCAAGTGCTGCGCCGAACGCGCGGGTGGGTGGCGGGTGGCCTGGTGGGCGTAATTGCCGTGGCCGCGTGCAGCCGCGACGGCGGCAGCGGCGACGTGCCCACCCCGACGCCCCCGCCGGCCGCGCCCACGCCCTACGCTCTGGTGCTGCCGAGCAACTTCCCCGGCAGCCCGCTGCTGCCCGCCGATAACCCCCTCACGGTGGAAGGCGTGGACCTGGGCCGGCACCTGTTCTACGAGAAAACGCTGTCGGTTGACAACAGTATTTCCTGCGCCTCGTGCCACCGCCAGTCGCTGGCCTTTACGGATGGGCTGGCCCACGCCGTGGGCGTGAATGGGGCCCGGCACCCGCGCAGCGCCATGTCGCTCAGCAACTTGCTCTGGGACCCGCTGCTGACCTGGGACGGCACCTCGGCGGGCTTGGAGGTGCAGGCCCGCACGCCGCTCACCAACGCCATTGAGATGCACCAGACGCTGGCTGCCAGCGTAGTCAAGCTCCAGGCCCAGCCGGCCTACGTGGCGCGGTTTGCCAAGGCCTTCGGGGCGGGGGCCCTCACCGAAGACAATATGCTGAAGGCCCTGGCGCAGTTCGTGCGCACGCTGGTATCGGGCAACTCGCGCTACGACCGCTACCGGCGCGGCGACCGCAGCGTGCTTTCGGCCGACGAGGTGCGGGGCTTGCAGCTGTTCATTACCCACCCCACGGGCACGGCCATCGGCCGCGGCGGCAACTGCGCCGACTGCCACGCCGGCGACCTGCAAACCAACCACCTCTTCGTCAATAACGGCCTCGACCTGACATTCACCGACCTGGGCCGCGCCGTGCCCACCGGCCTGCCCTCCGACCAGGGTAAGTTCCGCATCCCGTCGCTGCGCAACATCGCCCTCACGGGGCCCTACATGCACGACGGCCGCTTCGCTACCCTGGAAGACGTGCTGGCCCACTACAACGAGCACATTCAGTACGGCAGCCTCAACCTCGACCCCAACATCCTCAATGGTACCAACAGCCCCTTGGGCATCGGCCAGCCCCTGGGACTGACGGACACCGAGAAGAAGCAAATCGTGTTGTTCTTAAGAACATTGACCGATTCCACCTTCATCCAGGACCCTCGCTTCAGCCAACCCACGGACTGAAGGTAGCACGGCTGTAGCGCGGACTTTGTCGTCCGCGGCTCTCGCTTCGTCCTACCGATTACCGTTGGGCGACCGGGCAGAGCCGCAGACGACAAAGTCCGCGCTACATTCTACGCTATGCCCAGCGGTGAAGCTCGCCGTGCAGTACGGTGGCGTGCGCGTTGAATTCGTGGTCGAACGCGCACAAATCGGCCCGGTAGCCGGGCTCGATGAGGCCCAGGTGGCCGGCCAGGCCCAGCACGCGGGCAGGGTAGAGGCTGGCCATGCGCAGAGCTTCAGGCAGGGCGATGCCCACGTGCTGCACGCAGTTGCGCACGGCCCCCAGCAGCGTGAGGGCCGAGCCGGCGAGCGTGCCGTTGGCATCCACGAAATGGTCGCCCTGGCGGTGAAACTGGTAGGCCCCGTGGGTCGATTCGTTCACTGCGTCGGTGATGAGGAACAGCCGCTCGCCCATGATTTTGTGGGCAATGCGGACGGCGGCGTAGTCTACGTGCACGCCGTCGGCCACCACGCTGGCGGCCGCCGCCTCGTCGTCCAACACGGCCCCCACCAGCCCGGGGGCCCGGTGCAGCAGCCCCGACATGGCGTTGAACAAGTGCGTGGCCGCCGCAAACCCGCCGCGAAACGCCGCCTGCCCCTGGGCAAACGTCGCGTCGGAATGGCCCGCCGAGCACACCACGCCGGCGGCCCGCAGTTGGGCCACGGCTTCGGGCGCGGCCATTTCCGGGGCCAGCGTCATGATGCGCAGCACACCCGCGCTGGCGGCCAGCAGCTCGGCCAGGGGCCCCGGCGCGGGCCGCTGGATGAACTCTTCGTGGTGCGCGCCTTTCTTAAGGGGGTTGAGGTAGGGGCCCTCCAGGTGCAGGCCTAGCAGGCCGGGCGTGGCGGGCAGGGCCGTGCGCACCGCCGCAATGGCCGCCTGCATCAGGGCGGGCGCGTTGGTGGGCATGGTGGGCAGGAAGCTGGTAGTGCCGTGGCGCAGCGTGTGGGCCCGCAGGTCGGCCAAAGCCGCGGCGGTGGGCTCGACGGAAAACAGGATGCTGCCCCCGCCGTAGAGCTGCAAATCGACGAAGCCCGGGCAGAGGTTGGCGCCGTCCAAATCGTGCCGGGGCATGTCGGCGGGGGCTTCAACCGCGGGCAAAACGGCGGCAATCAGGTTGTCGTCAACCAGCACGGCGTGGTTGGGCAGCACAGCGTGGCCGGTGTATACGGTGCAATTGGTGAGCAGGTAGCGCATAGCGATAGGGGGTGGGCGGGGGGGCGGAATGAGCGGCGTGGACGGGGCGAAGCTAACTGGCCGCCGTTTGATTTCGCCGCGGGGGCCCGCCGGCCGGCCTGGCACCGGGCAGCTATTTTTCAGGAATAAAGCGGGGCGCTGTTTTGGGGATTTGCCGGGGCCAGCGGGCCAAACTGGGCCTTAGGGCCGGCTTGGCCCGGGGGCAGGGGCGTGGCCACAAGCAGGCAGTTCGTCGGAAAATAAAAACGGCGCGCAACGCTGAAAACGCTGGGGGTCATAAATTGCCGCCTCATTCAGTTCAACACCATTCCATGTTAACTCCTTCTTCTGGCCGCCTGCGCGCCGGCGTGCTGTACGGCGACGAAGTGCAACAGCTTTTCCAACGCGCCAAGGCCGAGGGCTATGCCCTGCCCGCGGTGAACGTGACCGGCACCGACACCGTGAACGGCGTGCTCGAAGCCGCGCGCGACCTGAACTCGCCCGTTATAATTCAGTTCTCGAACGGTGGGGCCCAGTTCTTCGCCGGCAAATCGGTGCCCAACGACAAGCAGCAGGCCAGCATTGCCGGCGGCATTTCGGGGGCCCACCACGTGCACGCCATGGCCGCCCTCTACGACGTGCCGGTGGTGCTGCACACCGACCACGCCGCCAAGAAATTGCTGCCCTGGATTGACGGCCTGCTCGACGCCGGCGAAAAGTATTTTGCGCAGCACGGCCAGCCGCTCTACAGCTCGCACATGCTCGACCTGTCGGAGGAGCCGATTGAGGAGAACATCGAAATTTGCGCTAAGTACCTGGCCCGCATGGCCAAAATGGGCATGACGCTGGAAATTGAGCTGGGCGTGACCGGCGGCGAGGAAGACGGCGTGGACAACTCCGACGTCGATTCGAGCAAGCTCTACACCCAGCCCTCGGAGGTGGCCTACGCCTACGAGGAGCTGAGCAAAATCAGCCCGCGCTTCACCATTGCGGCGGCTTTTGGCAACGTGCACGGCGTGTACAAGCCCGGCAACGTGAAACTAGAGCCCAAAATCCTGCACAACTCGCAGGAATTTTTGCGCGAGAAGCACAAGATCGAGGCGGCGCTGCCCATCGATTTCGTGTTCCACGGCGGCTCGGGTTCAAGCCAGGCGGAAATCCGCGAGGCCATTAGCTACGGGGCCATCAAGATGAACATTGACACCGACTTGCAGTGGGCCCTGTGGGAAGGCATCAAG is a window from the Hymenobacter nivis genome containing:
- the nagA gene encoding N-acetylglucosamine-6-phosphate deacetylase codes for the protein MRYLLTNCTVYTGHAVLPNHAVLVDDNLIAAVLPAVEAPADMPRHDLDGANLCPGFVDLQLYGGGSILFSVEPTAAALADLRAHTLRHGTTSFLPTMPTNAPALMQAAIAAVRTALPATPGLLGLHLEGPYLNPLKKGAHHEEFIQRPAPGPLAELLAASAGVLRIMTLAPEMAAPEAVAQLRAAGVVCSAGHSDATFAQGQAAFRGGFAAATHLFNAMSGLLHRAPGLVGAVLDDEAAAASVVADGVHVDYAAVRIAHKIMGERLFLITDAVNESTHGAYQFHRQGDHFVDANGTLAGSALTLLGAVRNCVQHVGIALPEALRMASLYPARVLGLAGHLGLIEPGYRADLCAFDHEFNAHATVLHGELHRWA
- the fbaA gene encoding class II fructose-bisphosphate aldolase: MLTPSSGRLRAGVLYGDEVQQLFQRAKAEGYALPAVNVTGTDTVNGVLEAARDLNSPVIIQFSNGGAQFFAGKSVPNDKQQASIAGGISGAHHVHAMAALYDVPVVLHTDHAAKKLLPWIDGLLDAGEKYFAQHGQPLYSSHMLDLSEEPIEENIEICAKYLARMAKMGMTLEIELGVTGGEEDGVDNSDVDSSKLYTQPSEVAYAYEELSKISPRFTIAAAFGNVHGVYKPGNVKLEPKILHNSQEFLREKHKIEAALPIDFVFHGGSGSSQAEIREAISYGAIKMNIDTDLQWALWEGIKDYYVKNEAYLQGQIGNPNGPDSPNKKYYDPRVWLREGEKTFVARLKHAFDDLNAANRRG
- a CDS encoding cytochrome-c peroxidase — its product is MRNFSSQVLRRTRGWVAGGLVGVIAVAACSRDGGSGDVPTPTPPPAAPTPYALVLPSNFPGSPLLPADNPLTVEGVDLGRHLFYEKTLSVDNSISCASCHRQSLAFTDGLAHAVGVNGARHPRSAMSLSNLLWDPLLTWDGTSAGLEVQARTPLTNAIEMHQTLAASVVKLQAQPAYVARFAKAFGAGALTEDNMLKALAQFVRTLVSGNSRYDRYRRGDRSVLSADEVRGLQLFITHPTGTAIGRGGNCADCHAGDLQTNHLFVNNGLDLTFTDLGRAVPTGLPSDQGKFRIPSLRNIALTGPYMHDGRFATLEDVLAHYNEHIQYGSLNLDPNILNGTNSPLGIGQPLGLTDTEKKQIVLFLRTLTDSTFIQDPRFSQPTD
- a CDS encoding MbnP family protein: MNRFCLWALLLPLAISGCKKDEAAGADTGSVSLEMTTVVGTAPLAFDGTSYTKSDGQTFRVTKFKYLLSNVQLLRADGTAYTAPDSYYLVDAAQTATQHLVVPNVPLAEYTGLRFVVGVDAARNTAGAQTGALDPNNDLYWDWTAGYVFLKMEGTSPQAPHPAAAAEGGLRFHIGDNGIQRTITFAGIPLAVTATQSPAVHLRVNVLALFDNAGAPSKNIDFSKTSEVMGGAGAPAVADNYAAGLFTMERVAAN